In one window of Mobiluncus massiliensis DNA:
- a CDS encoding YhgE/Pip domain-containing protein: MKDSWRVFTRDVKRIIAVPRSLIIIIGILVTPALYTWLNIAAFWNPYKATENLPIAVVNNDVGAASALTGQLNIGDLIVEQLSENEQLGWQFTDQDTANHKIRAGEVYATLVIPKTFSKDLVDIFSGQRHQPTIEYYVNEKKGAIAPKITDAGANELDIQITSTFRGQVGEAIAQALRDGGLEIDANVVGAQGSALDALGGINRDLADTQVALDSASTSLKGSLQTMKKVRAALGAADPALADVSAALSDAQDILVTVVSDASEFAATAGQASIEAQKALNESSAAAGSAVSNATSKLTEMNLQLQSGIQRANASTTKMREQIAVLKGYPQAQKLAAKLNSQLNDMQNLLAKVGKTGSEAVKTSEDLQALMKAFDQAQTDAQRVTTGLREQSNQTASTLNARVTQLSAQLGAIKSAVGVARISLTEISALTRGIDDQIVDMQNVLGQVQGNLNGLASTARGAQTDVATLATALRTGPLEKVIGLDPTNIGSYLTSPVEFDQQTLFPINSYGSGMAAMFINLSLWIGALILVIIFRVEVDKEGFGWLSLRSAYLGRFMLSGVLSIGQGLIVSVGSLLMGVQAVNAPAFIATSMLIGPCYLAIIYALAAALSHVGRALAILLVVLQIPGASGIYPIELMPGFFRQLSPILPFSYGIDAMRETIGGFYDGRFWHVMAVLLIMSVTVFLLGFVGRRRLGYSTQLFYDDLARTELVVNEDVQLQSPSYRLSNIIALLGNRKEFSTRISRRQEKFNARYHALINGLSSVGILGLVVLGMISRLTSASKPVLLGIVAIWGLVIIGALVNVVALKSSIERAERLSHLTEDELFESLARQREAKATKTTNRSESLNSGHNSSRSERRLITASEQVDDAVESTAVESVLGTAVETLEEPRDENAGNNPEETQKETVDQSAGEIPAEPQDLDRTDAADQSTEKPTGETDASATGEAAR; this comes from the coding sequence GTGAAAGATAGCTGGCGGGTGTTCACTCGTGATGTGAAGCGGATTATTGCGGTTCCGCGGTCCCTGATTATCATCATCGGCATCTTAGTCACCCCAGCCCTCTACACTTGGCTGAATATTGCGGCCTTTTGGAACCCCTATAAGGCGACGGAAAACCTGCCCATAGCGGTGGTGAATAATGATGTGGGGGCGGCATCTGCACTGACTGGTCAGCTCAATATTGGCGACCTCATAGTCGAGCAACTCTCGGAGAATGAACAGCTCGGCTGGCAGTTCACGGACCAGGACACGGCCAACCACAAGATCAGAGCCGGGGAAGTCTATGCGACTTTAGTTATCCCCAAGACCTTTAGTAAAGATTTGGTCGATATCTTCAGCGGTCAACGCCACCAGCCGACCATCGAATACTATGTGAACGAAAAGAAAGGCGCTATTGCGCCAAAAATTACCGATGCGGGAGCAAATGAACTCGACATCCAAATCACGTCTACTTTCCGAGGCCAGGTAGGCGAGGCCATTGCGCAGGCTTTGCGCGATGGTGGGTTAGAGATTGACGCGAATGTTGTCGGTGCTCAGGGTAGTGCTTTAGATGCTTTGGGTGGTATCAACCGGGACCTGGCTGATACGCAAGTCGCCTTGGATTCCGCCAGTACGTCTCTGAAGGGTTCCTTACAGACTATGAAAAAAGTCCGGGCTGCGCTGGGCGCAGCTGACCCGGCATTGGCTGATGTTTCCGCGGCTTTGAGCGACGCCCAAGACATTTTAGTAACGGTCGTTTCTGATGCTTCCGAATTCGCGGCCACGGCGGGGCAAGCCAGTATTGAAGCCCAAAAAGCGCTCAATGAGTCCTCGGCGGCCGCGGGTTCGGCGGTATCGAATGCGACGAGCAAACTCACCGAAATGAACTTGCAGCTGCAATCCGGTATTCAGCGGGCGAATGCTTCGACTACGAAAATGCGCGAGCAGATTGCGGTTTTGAAAGGTTACCCGCAGGCCCAAAAGCTCGCTGCGAAGTTGAATTCCCAGTTGAACGACATGCAGAATCTGCTCGCTAAGGTCGGGAAAACCGGATCAGAGGCGGTAAAGACCAGCGAGGATTTGCAGGCGCTAATGAAAGCCTTCGATCAGGCTCAGACCGATGCGCAAAGAGTTACCACTGGTCTGCGTGAACAGTCCAATCAGACAGCATCCACGTTAAACGCCCGAGTGACGCAGCTGTCGGCACAGCTGGGAGCCATCAAATCCGCGGTGGGCGTTGCAAGAATCTCCCTTACGGAAATTTCAGCACTGACCCGCGGAATTGATGACCAGATTGTGGACATGCAAAACGTGCTTGGCCAGGTGCAGGGCAACCTGAATGGGCTGGCCAGTACGGCTCGCGGGGCGCAAACCGATGTGGCGACTCTGGCCACCGCGCTACGGACGGGACCCTTGGAAAAAGTCATTGGCTTGGACCCGACCAATATCGGAAGCTATCTGACCTCACCTGTGGAATTTGACCAGCAAACGCTCTTTCCCATCAACTCTTATGGTTCGGGAATGGCGGCCATGTTTATCAATCTTTCCCTGTGGATTGGTGCGCTTATCCTGGTCATTATTTTCCGGGTGGAAGTCGATAAAGAGGGATTTGGCTGGTTGAGTTTGCGCTCGGCTTATCTGGGACGATTTATGCTCTCCGGTGTGCTGTCTATAGGGCAGGGGTTGATTGTCAGCGTGGGCAGCTTGCTGATGGGAGTTCAGGCGGTCAATGCTCCCGCTTTCATTGCTACATCCATGCTGATTGGGCCGTGTTATTTGGCAATTATCTATGCCTTAGCGGCCGCTCTCAGTCACGTGGGTCGAGCCCTGGCAATCTTACTGGTGGTGTTGCAGATTCCCGGCGCCTCGGGCATCTATCCGATTGAGCTCATGCCCGGATTTTTCCGCCAGCTTTCCCCGATACTCCCGTTTTCCTACGGCATTGACGCGATGCGAGAAACTATCGGCGGGTTCTATGACGGGCGTTTCTGGCATGTTATGGCGGTTTTATTGATTATGAGCGTCACGGTGTTCCTGCTGGGGTTTGTGGGGAGGCGTCGCTTGGGTTACTCCACCCAGCTGTTCTATGACGATCTGGCCCGCACTGAACTGGTCGTGAATGAAGACGTGCAGCTGCAAAGCCCCAGTTACCGATTGAGTAACATCATTGCGCTGCTGGGCAACCGGAAAGAATTTTCCACCCGCATCAGTCGACGTCAAGAAAAGTTCAATGCCCGTTATCACGCTTTGATTAATGGACTGAGCAGCGTGGGGATTTTGGGACTGGTTGTGCTGGGGATGATTTCCCGGCTCACCTCCGCCAGTAAGCCAGTGCTCCTGGGCATAGTAGCGATTTGGGGACTGGTCATTATTGGGGCGCTGGTTAACGTGGTCGCGCTAAAGAGCTCCATAGAACGGGCCGAAAGGCTGTCGCATCTGACGGAAGATGAACTTTTCGAGAGCCTCGCCCGCCAGCGAGAAGCAAAAGCAACCAAAACCACTAACCGGTCGGAGAGCCTGAACAGCGGACATAACTCGAGCCGCAGTGAACGCCGCCTTATTACCGCGTCAGAGCAGGTAGACGACGCGGTGGAAAGTACCGCAGTGGAATCCGTTCTGGGGACTGCCGTCGAAACATTGGAAGAACCCCGGGACGAAAATGCGGGGAACAACCCCGAGGAAACTCAAAAGGAAACCGTGGACCAATCGGCTGGTGAAATCCCGGCCGAACCCCAGGATCTAGACAGAACCGACGCCGCGGATCAAAGCACCGAGAAGCCTACGGGCGAAACCGATGCCTCAGCAACCGGGGAGGCAGCACGATGA
- a CDS encoding patatin family protein — MQRFENNVFDTALLFEGGAMRGSYSGGAVNALLEAEVYVDYVAGISAGATCLVNYLARLPQRSRRCFIDVSTDPAFGGWKTAIKGKGIFDTHHMYYDMTEPGGMLELDYERFAANPAAWRVGVYNAERGENVYFSSDQVDTVQKLTHVCKASGSMPIATPVTYIAGEACMDGAIGPSGGIPLDVAQADGYEKFLVILTRPRDYVKENRLPDWTYRSLLARYPRAAQALVDRPANYNRTRAELERLEAEGKAYVFYPEHMGVANFEDNPAKLEENFAAGYEQMQRELPKVKEFLGL, encoded by the coding sequence ATGCAACGGTTTGAAAACAACGTCTTTGACACAGCTTTATTGTTTGAAGGCGGAGCCATGCGTGGCAGTTACAGCGGGGGAGCAGTAAACGCCCTGTTGGAGGCCGAAGTTTATGTGGACTACGTGGCAGGGATCTCCGCGGGGGCAACCTGCCTGGTGAACTATCTGGCCCGGTTGCCCCAACGCTCCCGGCGCTGCTTTATTGATGTTTCTACCGATCCTGCTTTTGGCGGCTGGAAGACCGCCATCAAAGGCAAAGGGATTTTTGACACTCACCACATGTACTACGACATGACTGAGCCAGGGGGAATGCTGGAACTGGACTATGAACGGTTTGCGGCCAATCCGGCGGCGTGGCGTGTTGGGGTGTACAACGCTGAGCGTGGCGAAAATGTCTATTTCAGTTCAGACCAGGTGGACACGGTACAAAAGCTCACCCATGTGTGCAAGGCTTCGGGATCCATGCCGATTGCCACCCCGGTCACCTACATCGCCGGGGAGGCCTGCATGGACGGTGCCATAGGCCCCAGCGGCGGGATTCCCCTGGACGTGGCTCAGGCAGATGGTTACGAAAAGTTCCTGGTCATCCTGACGCGACCGCGGGATTATGTGAAGGAAAACCGTCTGCCCGATTGGACCTATCGGTCTTTGCTGGCACGTTATCCGCGGGCGGCCCAGGCCTTGGTAGACCGTCCCGCGAATTACAACCGGACCCGGGCGGAACTGGAGCGCTTGGAAGCTGAGGGCAAGGCCTACGTGTTTTATCCCGAACATATGGGAGTTGCGAATTTCGAAGATAATCCCGCCAAGCTGGAAGAAAATTTTGCGGCCGGATACGAACAGATGCAACGTGAACTCCCAAAGGTTAAAGAGTTCTTAGGGCTGTAA
- a CDS encoding helix-turn-helix domain-containing protein, translating to MKDDILQMPRDAFPAPTGISDNGSESRENAGTRIRGPAASSASEANDLPDGLMHVPQIADYPHVSKTSVQKLIERQKIPAIRIGRLLRVRKDELDETLRATGNDIQALPI from the coding sequence ATGAAAGACGATATCCTCCAGATGCCACGCGACGCGTTCCCGGCACCCACCGGAATATCGGATAATGGTTCCGAAAGCCGCGAGAATGCCGGGACGAGGATACGGGGGCCTGCCGCCTCCTCGGCATCCGAAGCGAACGACCTGCCCGACGGCCTCATGCACGTGCCGCAGATCGCGGACTACCCGCACGTATCGAAGACGTCGGTCCAAAAGCTCATCGAACGGCAGAAGATCCCCGCAATAAGGATCGGGAGACTTCTGCGTGTCAGGAAAGACGAGCTGGACGAGACGCTGCGCGCCACGGGCAACGACATTCAAGCACTGCCCATTTGA
- a CDS encoding nucleotidyl transferase AbiEii/AbiGii toxin family protein yields the protein MAAKAATRQSALDTGRAMTGFYFHRLLCRIFSDPHHAFVLKGGQSMLARTVDARATKDIDLLCKERSLERALEELKRLASADLGDYMRFTFASADPIKVEDKYRSGLRVVFQPMLGAKSLQPIAIDLVVDEVPLERAELITPADRIEVEGLPVCDYLVYPVESALADKLCALVERHDRRASSRVKDLVDIAIYAVTCSIEGEKLRERVLQEGAVRGIALPETFCIPDEWGAPHERQYERLCSQTGLPHSLRSIEAAVELASRLFNPVHVGFADGMTWNPVTCEWE from the coding sequence ATGGCTGCAAAGGCGGCAACCAGACAATCGGCGCTCGACACGGGTCGAGCCATGACCGGGTTCTATTTCCACAGGCTCCTTTGCCGTATTTTCAGCGACCCGCATCACGCTTTCGTGCTTAAAGGCGGTCAGAGTATGCTCGCCAGAACCGTGGACGCGCGTGCGACGAAGGATATCGATCTGCTCTGCAAGGAGCGTTCTCTGGAGCGTGCCCTCGAAGAGCTGAAGAGGCTTGCCTCTGCGGACCTTGGCGATTACATGCGGTTCACGTTTGCATCCGCTGACCCGATAAAGGTTGAGGACAAATATCGGAGCGGATTGCGCGTTGTTTTCCAGCCCATGCTCGGCGCGAAGAGCCTGCAGCCCATTGCCATCGACCTCGTTGTCGATGAGGTTCCCCTAGAACGTGCGGAGCTCATCACCCCTGCGGACAGGATTGAGGTCGAAGGGCTGCCGGTATGCGACTATCTGGTCTATCCCGTCGAGAGCGCGTTGGCGGATAAGCTCTGTGCACTGGTTGAAAGGCACGACAGGAGAGCCTCCTCCCGTGTGAAGGATCTTGTTGATATTGCAATCTACGCGGTGACATGCTCCATAGAAGGAGAAAAGCTGCGGGAGCGTGTGCTGCAGGAAGGCGCCGTGCGCGGCATCGCCCTGCCTGAGACGTTCTGCATCCCAGATGAATGGGGCGCGCCTCATGAGCGGCAGTACGAAAGGCTGTGCTCCCAGACCGGCCTGCCCCATTCGCTTCGGAGCATTGAAGCGGCAGTCGAACTCGCAAGCAGACTCTTCAATCCTGTGCATGTCGGTTTTGCAGATGGTATGACATGGAATCCGGTAACGTGCGAATGGGAGTAG
- a CDS encoding type IV toxin-antitoxin system AbiEi family antitoxin domain-containing protein, translated as MSYSNHIAALNELSASEGVFTTAQAARLGITRNALSQAVTSGRAERIAHGAYRLAGSQGDFIDELAAVWKLTNPAAFTHERMQVGAWDGIAIGGSTAASLQNLGDFYLSPYRIYAPRRINSRMKSASFAIRRVDPDDVSWIKGLPVTRPERTLVDLCLDNEEWSLVEDSFNSAGNLDYDRLVKIIADQPERKSVQESLSVIRGLMERHLDMERAG; from the coding sequence ATGAGCTATTCGAATCACATAGCAGCCCTCAACGAGCTTTCCGCCTCGGAGGGCGTCTTCACCACGGCCCAAGCCGCACGGCTCGGAATCACGCGCAATGCCCTGTCCCAAGCCGTGACCTCCGGCCGAGCCGAGCGAATAGCGCACGGCGCATACCGGCTTGCCGGATCACAAGGCGATTTCATAGACGAGCTAGCGGCTGTCTGGAAGCTGACCAATCCAGCCGCATTCACCCACGAGCGCATGCAGGTCGGCGCCTGGGACGGAATCGCCATCGGCGGATCGACTGCGGCAAGTCTGCAGAACCTCGGCGACTTCTATCTGTCACCGTATCGCATTTACGCACCGCGTAGAATTAACTCTCGCATGAAATCCGCGAGTTTCGCAATCAGAAGAGTCGACCCGGACGATGTGAGCTGGATTAAGGGGCTGCCTGTTACGCGGCCCGAGCGAACGCTCGTCGACCTTTGCCTGGACAACGAAGAATGGTCTTTGGTGGAAGACTCCTTCAATTCCGCGGGCAATCTCGACTACGACCGCCTGGTGAAGATAATCGCCGACCAGCCGGAGAGGAAGAGCGTGCAGGAATCGCTATCGGTGATTCGCGGACTCATGGAACGGCACCTCGACATGGAGCGCGCTGGATGA
- a CDS encoding MFS transporter: MIFETSRGRSVLLCHSWQFKLCFVWGGELVSTLTSSILQMGLIWHLALTTGSSSLLSLASLAGFLPIALFGILAGAVVDRLPLKRVLIGADLFIAAVGAALAIASLAGSLPAWLILIALFLRAVGTSFYTPASQSLTPHLAPPEHLVRLSGVTQAIQSGGYILGAALAAVIYPVAGITAMIVLDVLGALFASLAVLAAQIDAGGLDEADRSLSFSNKVRELFSEISDGYKLIREYRGLFALLWCGFVFAFAFSPLAALFPIMTLGHFGGSTGDAALVEILFSAGMLAGSGILAATGGFRNRSFTMVAAIAGFGIAAIVSGSLGPSLFAAFLPVSFLMGACSPLYAGTQTALMQEQIPPEYLGRVFGLYGTIMAWAMPMGLAAPSVFADLLGAPLWFVGSGATMVLLAMAMLLAPSVRNAGKRDTGQIQ; encoded by the coding sequence ATGATATTTGAAACCTCTCGGGGCAGGTCTGTTCTGCTGTGCCATTCATGGCAATTCAAGCTTTGTTTCGTATGGGGCGGGGAGCTCGTTTCGACATTGACGAGTTCGATTCTCCAAATGGGTCTTATTTGGCATCTCGCCCTCACGACAGGGTCGTCTTCTCTCCTCTCCTTAGCATCGCTGGCAGGCTTTCTGCCGATTGCTTTGTTCGGAATCCTTGCGGGCGCCGTTGTCGACAGACTGCCTTTGAAACGTGTCCTCATCGGCGCCGACCTCTTCATTGCCGCGGTGGGTGCCGCCTTGGCGATTGCCTCGTTGGCCGGCAGCTTACCTGCATGGCTAATTCTCATCGCCCTGTTTCTCCGTGCAGTTGGTACTTCGTTCTACACGCCAGCCTCCCAATCTCTCACGCCCCATCTCGCCCCGCCAGAGCATCTCGTTCGCCTATCGGGGGTGACTCAGGCGATTCAGTCCGGCGGATACATTCTTGGCGCCGCGCTTGCAGCAGTGATTTATCCCGTGGCGGGCATTACCGCTATGATTGTCCTCGACGTGCTGGGAGCGCTTTTCGCTTCTTTAGCCGTCCTCGCCGCACAGATAGACGCAGGGGGCCTCGATGAAGCCGACCGCAGCTTGTCCTTTTCCAATAAGGTTCGAGAGCTCTTCTCTGAGATTTCGGACGGCTACAAGCTGATTAGGGAGTACAGGGGGCTGTTCGCCCTTCTTTGGTGCGGGTTCGTCTTCGCTTTCGCGTTCTCTCCGCTCGCGGCATTGTTCCCAATAATGACCTTGGGGCATTTTGGCGGTAGCACGGGGGATGCCGCTTTGGTGGAAATCCTTTTTTCTGCAGGCATGCTGGCTGGGTCCGGCATTTTGGCGGCCACGGGAGGGTTCCGCAATAGGTCGTTCACCATGGTCGCCGCGATTGCCGGCTTCGGCATTGCCGCAATCGTATCCGGATCGCTCGGCCCGTCATTGTTCGCTGCTTTCCTGCCGGTGAGCTTTCTTATGGGCGCATGCTCCCCGTTGTACGCGGGAACCCAGACTGCCCTTATGCAGGAGCAGATACCTCCTGAGTACCTAGGCCGCGTTTTCGGCCTCTACGGAACCATCATGGCGTGGGCCATGCCCATGGGCCTCGCAGCCCCCTCCGTTTTTGCGGATCTGCTTGGAGCTCCGTTATGGTTCGTCGGCTCTGGAGCGACCATGGTACTGCTTGCGATGGCTATGCTGCTTGCTCCGAGCGTCCGAAACGCGGGGAAAAGAGATACCGGGCAGATTCAATAG
- the abc-f gene encoding ribosomal protection-like ABC-F family protein: protein MELIVKAKDIFLEYAGRDILDIEELEIYSYDRIGLVGDNGAGKTSLLKILSGNLTIADADVRRFGSIALIGQLDELDLDAAQDSGEMLSRLNVAGVAQETMSGGEETRAKIASALSQHASAIFADEPTSHLDQDGIRLLVGQLKAFDGALLIVSHDRHFLDQVVDKIWELKDGGISEFWGDYSDYLRQKEEERKAQATRYEEAMRERDRLEAAIEKQRKKARQVDAKRKAAKKSNEYAGRLGHQKATGTKQKRMYQAAKDMEKRLEALEGIEAPDSIRAVRFRQSKALELHSKFPISADDFSLSFGNCMLYDHAKFEIPLGAKVAITGGNGTGKTSLLKAIARRADGINISPKAEIGYFEQTGYKFDARQSAISFMQDGCEYSMTEIRGILASMGIGPRDLTKDVGVLSGGEVIKLLLAKMLLGRYNILLMDEPGNYLDIKSAEALEQMMSAYAGTIVFVSHDKRLVENVADIVYEIKDTKLVKIFQRE, encoded by the coding sequence ATGGAACTCATAGTCAAAGCTAAAGACATCTTTTTGGAATATGCCGGCCGCGATATCCTAGATATCGAAGAGTTGGAAATCTACTCCTACGATCGCATCGGCTTGGTGGGAGACAATGGCGCAGGCAAAACCAGCCTGCTTAAAATTCTGAGCGGCAATCTTACCATTGCGGACGCCGACGTCAGGCGCTTCGGCAGCATTGCCCTCATCGGCCAACTCGATGAACTCGACCTTGATGCGGCTCAGGACAGTGGTGAGATGCTCTCCCGTCTCAACGTCGCCGGAGTGGCGCAGGAGACGATGAGCGGCGGGGAGGAAACACGCGCCAAGATTGCCTCTGCACTCTCCCAGCATGCAAGCGCGATCTTCGCCGACGAGCCTACGAGCCACCTCGACCAAGACGGCATCCGCCTTCTCGTCGGACAACTCAAGGCATTTGATGGGGCTCTGCTCATCGTGAGCCATGACCGTCATTTTCTCGACCAGGTGGTAGACAAGATCTGGGAGCTCAAAGACGGCGGTATTTCCGAATTCTGGGGTGACTACTCCGACTATCTGCGACAGAAAGAAGAAGAGCGCAAAGCTCAGGCGACTCGATACGAAGAGGCGATGCGCGAGCGCGATCGCCTCGAAGCCGCCATCGAAAAACAACGGAAAAAAGCACGGCAGGTCGACGCCAAGCGGAAGGCTGCGAAAAAAAGCAACGAGTATGCAGGTCGATTGGGGCATCAGAAAGCAACCGGCACCAAACAGAAGAGGATGTACCAGGCGGCTAAGGACATGGAGAAGCGCCTCGAAGCGCTCGAAGGGATTGAGGCCCCAGATAGCATTCGCGCCGTGCGGTTCCGCCAGAGCAAGGCCCTGGAACTGCATAGTAAATTTCCCATCTCGGCAGACGATTTCAGCTTGAGCTTCGGCAACTGCATGCTCTATGACCACGCGAAATTCGAGATACCGCTCGGTGCCAAAGTGGCCATCACCGGTGGCAACGGTACAGGAAAGACCAGCCTGCTGAAGGCAATCGCTCGACGCGCCGACGGTATCAACATCTCTCCCAAGGCAGAGATCGGTTACTTCGAGCAAACAGGCTACAAGTTCGACGCCCGTCAGTCTGCGATCTCGTTCATGCAGGATGGTTGCGAGTACAGCATGACCGAAATTCGAGGCATCCTCGCCTCTATGGGAATCGGACCGCGCGACCTGACAAAGGACGTTGGCGTTCTCTCGGGAGGCGAAGTCATCAAGCTGCTACTCGCGAAGATGCTGCTGGGCAGATACAACATCTTGCTCATGGACGAGCCTGGAAATTACCTGGACATCAAGAGCGCCGAAGCCCTCGAGCAGATGATGAGCGCCTATGCCGGAACGATAGTGTTCGTCTCCCACGATAAGAGGCTGGTCGAGAACGTCGCAGACATTGTCTACGAAATAAAGGACACCAAGCTAGTCAAAATCTTTCAGCGCGAATAG
- a CDS encoding IS30 family transposase — translation MSGKKKSGSARAVPRAYGRLTRHERDTVQRMLERRASCREIARELGRSPSTVSAEVASHRFVTAPKARRGERVDASADLSAACPRLAAWPRCCNGCGRYRAIGCKRRPHVFYEARAAQLCADSVLVSSRRGIDADEPAAAARLEAIRDCLRRGLSPEQMAARNGGPVDLSPSTIYRWVSAGYDGMTNMELRRKVGYRPRKRAAGRAATRHSARRSHAAFLALGEDACAAAWEMDTVEGAREDSACLLTLLHRPSRLQLALPLEEKTAGCVADALEGVRAILGADGTRRVFRAVLTDNGAEFSDEAAIAALLGEGPGETRLFYCDPRRSDQKGACERNHVEIRKLLPKGAGIRFDRLAPADLALAMSHVNSEPRGALGFATPARAFRAMLGEDAAALLDAYGVEDVPLGDLDLTPGLIERARAERGDAPLA, via the coding sequence ATGTCCGGAAAGAAGAAGAGCGGCTCCGCAAGGGCGGTCCCGAGGGCCTACGGAAGGCTCACGAGGCACGAGCGGGACACGGTCCAGAGGATGCTGGAGCGCAGGGCGTCGTGCAGGGAGATCGCGAGGGAGCTGGGCAGGTCGCCCTCGACGGTGAGCGCCGAGGTGGCGTCGCACAGGTTCGTGACGGCGCCGAAGGCCAGGCGCGGCGAGCGCGTGGACGCCTCCGCCGACCTGTCGGCGGCCTGCCCGCGCCTGGCGGCGTGGCCGCGCTGCTGCAACGGGTGCGGCCGGTACCGCGCGATCGGCTGCAAGCGCCGCCCCCACGTCTTCTACGAGGCCCGGGCCGCGCAGCTGTGCGCCGACTCGGTCCTCGTCTCGTCCAGGCGCGGGATAGACGCCGACGAGCCCGCCGCGGCGGCCAGGCTGGAGGCGATAAGGGACTGCCTGCGCCGGGGGCTGTCGCCCGAGCAGATGGCGGCGCGCAACGGCGGCCCGGTGGACCTGTCGCCGTCGACCATCTACCGCTGGGTCTCGGCGGGCTACGACGGCATGACCAACATGGAGCTCAGGCGCAAGGTCGGCTACAGGCCGAGGAAGCGCGCCGCGGGCCGGGCGGCGACCCGCCACTCCGCCCGCAGGTCGCATGCCGCGTTCCTCGCCCTCGGGGAGGACGCGTGCGCCGCGGCCTGGGAGATGGACACCGTCGAGGGGGCCCGGGAGGACTCCGCCTGCCTGCTCACGCTGCTGCACCGCCCCAGCAGGCTCCAGCTCGCGCTGCCGCTGGAGGAGAAGACCGCCGGGTGCGTCGCGGACGCCCTGGAGGGCGTCCGGGCCATCCTCGGCGCCGACGGGACGCGCCGCGTGTTCCGCGCCGTCCTCACCGACAACGGCGCCGAGTTCTCCGACGAGGCGGCGATCGCGGCGCTGCTCGGCGAGGGGCCGGGCGAGACGAGGCTGTTCTACTGCGACCCCAGGCGCAGCGACCAGAAGGGCGCCTGCGAGCGCAACCACGTCGAGATCAGGAAGCTGCTGCCCAAGGGCGCCGGAATCAGGTTCGACCGGCTCGCCCCGGCCGACCTGGCGCTGGCCATGTCGCACGTGAACTCCGAGCCCCGCGGCGCGCTCGGCTTCGCGACGCCCGCGCGCGCCTTCAGGGCGATGCTCGGGGAGGACGCGGCGGCGCTGCTGGACGCCTACGGCGTGGAGGACGTGCCGCTCGGCGATCTCGACCTGACGCCGGGGCTCATCGAGAGGGCGCGCGCAGAGAGGGGCGATGCCCCGCTGGCCTAG